A genomic segment from Roseibium algicola encodes:
- a CDS encoding sensor histidine kinase — MTRLTRFTRTTAFKLSLLYIAVFTVMSGVLLFYIADNTDNLMSEQVVQSVDSELKTLADVYVRGGVRDLVETIDRRSRHPDASLYLLVDFAGNALVGNIARLPTTVLEEADGGLRRVRYTRLGQDAEDVERQAMVRTFELRGGFRLLVGRDLGDQLRFSNLLANALRLWLVVVVVMAAITWLFVSRRVMKRIDEISATSRTIMQGELSGRLPVAGNDDEFDRLAINLNTMLDRIELLMQSMKDVTDNIAHDLKTPLTRLQTRIENALREAKGEEGYRGALEATLEESDQLLRIFNALLRIARVESMAPASVMEPTDLNKLVAEVAELYEPLVEDEGGKLETDLPEGLKADCNRDLISQVLVNLIENALKYGRPETGDLLIRLGGREEDGRIVLSVTDNGPGIPEKDQDRVKERFVRLEESRSEPGTGLGLSLVKAVARLHGGDLRFMNEDPGLSARIDLKPVKPDSSRSGHEQGGTAGQTGEGN, encoded by the coding sequence GTGACGCGGCTCACTAGGTTTACCAGAACCACAGCCTTCAAGCTGTCGCTGCTCTACATTGCCGTCTTCACGGTGATGTCCGGCGTGCTGCTGTTCTATATTGCGGACAACACGGACAACCTGATGTCCGAGCAGGTGGTTCAATCCGTCGATTCAGAACTGAAAACCCTTGCCGACGTCTATGTGCGCGGCGGTGTTCGCGATCTTGTCGAAACCATCGACAGGCGGTCCCGCCATCCAGATGCCAGCCTTTATCTCCTCGTCGATTTCGCCGGCAATGCGCTTGTCGGGAATATTGCCCGCCTGCCGACCACCGTTCTCGAAGAGGCCGATGGTGGATTGCGCCGGGTTCGTTACACGCGCCTTGGCCAGGATGCAGAGGACGTAGAGCGGCAGGCCATGGTGCGTACGTTTGAGCTTCGCGGCGGCTTCCGTCTGCTGGTTGGGCGTGACCTGGGCGACCAGCTCAGGTTCTCCAACCTTCTGGCCAACGCCTTGCGCCTGTGGCTGGTCGTCGTGGTGGTCATGGCCGCGATCACCTGGCTGTTTGTCAGCCGCAGGGTGATGAAGCGCATCGACGAGATTTCCGCCACCAGTCGCACGATCATGCAGGGCGAGCTCTCCGGCCGTCTGCCCGTTGCGGGCAATGACGACGAATTCGATCGTCTGGCGATCAATCTCAACACGATGCTCGACCGGATCGAATTGCTGATGCAGTCGATGAAGGATGTGACAGACAACATCGCCCATGACCTGAAGACACCTCTGACGCGCCTGCAGACCCGGATCGAAAATGCCTTACGGGAAGCCAAGGGGGAGGAGGGCTACCGCGGCGCCCTGGAAGCGACACTGGAGGAATCCGACCAGCTCCTGAGGATATTCAACGCGCTGCTGCGTATTGCGCGTGTTGAATCCATGGCACCGGCCTCCGTCATGGAGCCGACCGATCTCAACAAGCTGGTTGCCGAGGTTGCCGAACTTTACGAGCCGTTGGTTGAAGATGAGGGCGGCAAGCTTGAAACCGATTTGCCCGAAGGGCTGAAGGCAGACTGTAATCGCGACCTCATCAGCCAGGTACTGGTGAATCTCATTGAGAATGCACTGAAATACGGTCGTCCTGAAACTGGCGACCTGCTTATTCGCCTTGGCGGGCGGGAGGAGGACGGTCGCATCGTCCTCAGCGTTACCGACAATGGTCCCGGCATTCCGGAAAAGGACCAGGACCGGGTGAAGGAACGTTTCGTTCGGCTGGAGGAAAGCCGTTCCGAACCTGGAACAGGCCTTGGATTGAGTCTTGTCAAGGCGGTTGCCCGCTTGCATGGCGGAGACTTGCGCTTCATGAATGAGGACCCGGGGCTGAGCGCCCGGATCGATCTCAAGCCGGTGAAACCGGACAGCAGCAGGAGCGGGCATGAACAAGGCGGCACAGCCGGGCAAACGGGAGAAGGGAACTGA
- a CDS encoding response regulator transcription factor, with translation MLRILVIEDDPEAASYLVKGLSELGHTADQAADGRTGLDMALDRDYDILIVDRMLPKMDGLSVIQDLRREGNHTPVLILSALGQVDDRVKGLKAGGDDYLPKPYAFTELQARIEALARRPKSASQIETTYTVGDLTLDRMAHSCRRGETEIPLQPREFRLLEYLMQNAGQVVTRTMLLENVWEYHFDPQTNVIDVHISRLRGKIDKGFKTPLLHTIRGAGYTIRDAAH, from the coding sequence ATGTTGAGGATTCTTGTCATTGAAGACGACCCGGAAGCTGCAAGCTACCTCGTCAAGGGTTTGAGTGAACTGGGCCACACCGCCGACCAGGCTGCCGATGGGCGGACCGGGCTGGATATGGCCCTCGACAGGGACTACGACATCCTCATTGTTGACCGCATGCTGCCGAAGATGGACGGCCTTTCGGTCATTCAGGACCTGCGCCGGGAAGGCAACCACACGCCGGTGCTGATCCTCTCGGCGCTCGGTCAGGTCGATGACCGCGTCAAGGGCCTGAAGGCCGGTGGCGACGACTACCTGCCCAAGCCTTATGCCTTTACCGAACTTCAAGCCCGCATAGAGGCACTGGCACGACGCCCCAAGTCAGCCAGCCAGATTGAGACCACCTATACCGTCGGCGACCTGACGCTGGACCGGATGGCGCATTCGTGCCGCCGCGGCGAAACGGAAATCCCGCTGCAGCCGCGTGAATTCCGCCTTCTGGAATATCTCATGCAGAACGCCGGCCAGGTGGTGACCCGTACGATGCTGCTCGAAAACGTCTGGGAATATCACTTCGATCCGCAGACCAACGTGATCGACGTTCATATCTCCCGTCTGCGCGGCAAGATCGACAAGGGTTTCAAAACACCACTTCTGCACACCATCCGGGGTGCCGGATATACGATCCGTGACGCGGCTCACTAG
- a CDS encoding Do family serine endopeptidase: MQNSRSVSPLRSRRAKLLAGVVALGAAGLLTAQTIVPSQLALADAVRVDTAAPLDFSHVVTAVSPAVVSVQVKQAAEPRMMNFGGGNDNFEDFFKGLPDGHPFQRFFREFGGKGGGDQQQNQRRAPRQYGISQGSGFFISDDGYLVTNHHVIENGTEFTVIDRDGKEYDAKLIGADKRTDLALLKVESDETFTYVDFAKEAPQVGEWTVAIGNPFGLGGSVTAGIVSARGRDIGAGPYDDFIQIDAPVNRGNSGGPAFNMHGEVIGVNAAIFSPSGGNVGIAFAIPASTAQDVIMELKDDGTVVRGWLGVQIQNVTDDIAESLGLEEARGAIVAEAQENSPAQKAGLRSGDTILAVDGTEVKGPRELSKIIAAYEPDSQVDITVWRDGQKEDVTVTLGRLQDQEQVAAVQPEAGESKTSLDDLGLVLTTKAEAGLEGDGVVIAEIDPESPAAEKRLNTGDVILEVAGMKVNSPSDVLKALDKAEKDGRKAVLFRVESNNTTRFVALPMNLA, translated from the coding sequence ATGCAAAACAGTCGCTCAGTTTCTCCCCTGCGCTCCCGTCGCGCCAAACTGCTGGCAGGCGTCGTCGCGCTCGGCGCAGCCGGACTTCTGACGGCACAGACCATTGTTCCGAGCCAGTTGGCTCTGGCTGATGCTGTCCGTGTCGATACCGCGGCTCCGCTGGACTTCTCCCACGTCGTCACTGCCGTCAGCCCGGCGGTTGTCAGCGTTCAGGTCAAGCAGGCCGCAGAACCGCGCATGATGAACTTCGGTGGCGGCAACGACAATTTCGAAGATTTCTTCAAGGGCCTGCCTGATGGCCATCCCTTCCAGCGCTTCTTCCGCGAGTTCGGCGGCAAGGGTGGCGGTGACCAGCAACAAAATCAGCGCCGTGCCCCGCGCCAGTATGGCATTTCCCAGGGCTCCGGCTTCTTCATCTCTGATGACGGTTACCTCGTCACCAACCATCACGTGATCGAAAACGGGACCGAGTTCACCGTGATCGACCGTGACGGCAAGGAGTATGATGCCAAGCTCATCGGCGCCGACAAACGGACGGATCTGGCCCTTCTGAAAGTCGAAAGCGACGAAACGTTCACCTATGTCGATTTCGCCAAGGAAGCGCCGCAGGTCGGCGAATGGACTGTCGCTATCGGTAACCCGTTCGGTCTCGGCGGCTCCGTCACGGCGGGTATCGTCTCGGCACGTGGCCGTGACATCGGCGCCGGTCCTTATGACGACTTCATCCAGATCGATGCTCCGGTCAACCGTGGCAACTCCGGTGGTCCGGCCTTCAACATGCATGGCGAAGTCATCGGTGTGAATGCGGCGATCTTCTCGCCGTCCGGTGGCAACGTCGGTATCGCCTTCGCAATTCCGGCTTCGACCGCGCAGGATGTCATCATGGAGCTGAAGGACGACGGCACCGTCGTTCGCGGCTGGTTGGGCGTTCAGATTCAGAACGTCACGGATGACATCGCGGAGAGCCTTGGCCTCGAAGAGGCCCGCGGCGCCATCGTCGCGGAAGCGCAGGAAAACAGCCCGGCACAGAAGGCTGGCCTGCGCTCGGGCGACACCATCCTTGCCGTTGACGGCACTGAAGTGAAGGGCCCGCGCGAGCTGTCCAAGATCATTGCGGCTTACGAGCCCGACAGCCAGGTGGACATTACGGTCTGGCGTGACGGCCAGAAAGAGGACGTCACCGTAACACTGGGCCGCCTGCAGGATCAGGAACAGGTTGCAGCCGTTCAGCCGGAGGCCGGTGAAAGCAAGACCAGCCTGGATGATCTCGGCCTGGTCCTGACGACGAAAGCCGAAGCTGGCCTGGAAGGTGACGGCGTGGTTATTGCCGAAATCGACCCGGAAAGCCCGGCAGCCGAAAAGCGCCTCAACACCGGTGACGTGATCCTGGAAGTGGCCGGCATGAAGGTCAACAGCCCGTCCGATGTGCTGAAGGCGCTGGACAAGGCGGAAAAGGATGGCCGCAAGGCAGTTCTCTTCCGGGTTGAAAGCAACAACACGACACGGTTCGTGGCCCTGCCCATGAACCTCGCCTGA
- a CDS encoding glutathione S-transferase, whose translation MNATLMPILYSFRRCPYAIRARLSIAASGEQVELREIVLRDKAPEFLETSPSATVPCLKTGETVIDESLDIMLWALDRSDPENWLKPEKGDLDAMLELIGVCDGPFKSHLDRYKYDTRYPDTDRETEQAGAAEFLWHLDGSLAATPWLFGGKASLADFAILPFVRQFANSDRSWFDSQEWTSLKAWLEAFEMSPRFQSVMPKWNRWQAGDTPVVFP comes from the coding sequence ATGAACGCAACCTTGATGCCGATCCTCTATTCTTTCCGCCGCTGCCCCTATGCCATCAGGGCAAGGCTCTCGATTGCTGCAAGTGGCGAGCAGGTCGAATTGCGGGAAATCGTCCTGAGGGACAAGGCACCCGAATTTCTGGAAACTTCTCCCTCGGCAACGGTACCCTGCCTGAAAACTGGCGAAACGGTGATCGATGAAAGCCTCGACATCATGCTCTGGGCGCTTGACCGGTCCGACCCGGAAAACTGGCTGAAGCCGGAAAAAGGCGATCTCGATGCCATGCTGGAATTGATCGGCGTTTGCGACGGCCCGTTCAAAAGCCATCTGGATCGCTACAAGTACGATACGAGATATCCGGACACTGACCGGGAAACAGAGCAAGCCGGTGCTGCGGAGTTCCTTTGGCATCTGGATGGTAGTCTCGCCGCTACGCCCTGGCTTTTCGGCGGCAAGGCCTCGCTGGCCGACTTTGCGATCCTGCCTTTCGTTCGTCAGTTCGCCAACTCGGACCGCAGCTGGTTCGACAGCCAGGAGTGGACGTCGCTGAAAGCCTGGCTGGAAGCCTTCGAAATGTCGCCCCGGTTCCAATCCGTGATGCCGAAATGGAACCGATGGCAGGCGGGCGATACACCTGTCGTCTTCCCCTGA